The DNA window ttCAAGGCACTGCCATATTCTCCGCCTGCCGCATTAACATTGGCCTTTTTATCCAGCAATAGTTTGACTGATTCGGCCTGGCCCGAAAACGCGGCTGCCTGAAGTGCCGAGCCGAATCTTCCGCCTTGAGCATTGACGTCAATATCGGGGCAGTGTTCAAGTAGCAACTTTGTTTTGCCAGAGGTCATATCAATGTCCTTGACAGTCCACAGCAAACGCCTGTCCGCACACGTCGCTTGGAGCGGGAAACCAAAGTCCCCGCCCATGATATTGATATTGGCTCCGTGGTCGAGTAACCAGCTGATGCTGGGATGCAATtcgctgtcgtcgtcgagatACCAGTCTTTGATGATGGTATTCAGAGCGGTACCTTGCTCTTTATGCACATGATTGATGTCGATGTGGTGAGTATAGAAAAGCTGGACTATAGGAAGCATGTCTTTCTGTCCATCTACCCAGCGTAATCGCTGAGCGGCCTTGTGCCAGGCAGCACAGTCCTGATGGAATATATCGGCGCCATTATCAATCAATAATTTCACCAAAAAAAGGTCTCCATATTGGCAAGCAAGCGTAAGAGGCgtttggccatcttggtctTTGGCATTTGCATCAGCGCCCCCTTTGAGCAGTAATTCCACCGACGATTTTATAGCTTCGCTGCTCAATTGTGAACAAGCCTTCATGAGAGCTGTCTGGCCCCGTGGGCCTTTAGCATTCACATCAGCGCCACGGTTGATCAGCAGCCTCACCAATCCAACGTGTCCACGACTGCAGGCAGCTATGAGTGCTGTTCCGTACAGGCCCCCTTGTGCGTTGACATCAGCGCCATTACCCAGCAGTAGACGTACACTTTCCAGGCCCATCTCGAGATTGCCACAGGCGGCAGCAAGTATAGTACCGTAGTGTCCCCCTTCTGCAGTGATATCCGCCCCGTGTTCAAGCAGCAAGCGGAGCAGCTCCACGTCGACATCTGGATTGACGCAGACAGCCTGGAAGACAGTTCCGTACTTTCCGCCCCTTTTGTTGATCTCGGCGCCTCGGTCCAAGAGCAGACGTACAATCTCCAGCATGAGCTCCCTTTCACGTGCAGGTGAAAACATGTACGGTTTGTCGTGTGAATAGTTCCTGTTACGCTCAGAGGACCAGCTGGAAGTGACTGCGGCTTGCAGAGGCGTGCCGAACGTACCGCCTGCTGCATTCACATCAGCACCGTTATCGAGCAGTAAACGAACTGTCTCGACTGTACCCTCATGACAGGCAACATGCAATGCCGTCCCCCAGCCTGCCTCACTGAGTTGGCCAACATCGGCCCCCTTATCCAAAAACAGCTCCATCAACTCGCCCGTTTCAGGCTCTGTCGACGCTGCCAGCGCATGGAATGCTGTTCCGCACTCCCCTCCTTGAATATTCACATCGGCGCCGTGGTCAATGAGCAGTCGTATGTTCTGCACTACAACGGACGTGCCATCGCCCCCAGCCTTCTCCAACTTGGTGCAACGGGGGACACTGCCAGAGAGGGTGCCGGGGGAAAGAACGGCGCATGCAGCTTGAAGTGCTGTCCCAAATCTCCCACCCCGGGCGTTGGGGTCTGCGCCCCGTTGCAAAAGAATCTCTATAAATCGGGTTGCGTGGTCCTGTCTCAGTAAAGATGCTTCTTGGAGAGGCGTGCCTGAGCGCTCGTGTACAGCGTTTACGTCGGCACCTCTTTCCAGAAGGCGTTCAAACAATGCTTGGTTGCCCCTGTAAACTGCCTCGTGAAGCACTGTCCCGACATGGTCGCGTTGCATATTTATATTGGCGCCTCTATCAAGGAGGTCCTTGATGGCTTTTTCATCTGATAGTGCAGGTATACCCTTGTTGCTTAGATGGCCAGTTTCCATGGCTAGGTGTTTCTCAAGAAGCTCCAGAACATGAAGATGCCCTTGTCTCATGGCGGCCTCTAGGCTCGTACCACATGTCCCAGAGACGTCCACGCCCGCACCCGCTTTCAGAAGAAACTGCATCATGTCTGTGTTGCCTTGATCGGCGGCGGCTGAAAGGGCCCTACCCAAGTCATGTTGCGTAATATACCTGTTGACACCTTTAGAAATCAAGACTTCTGTCAACCGGCAGAGGCCGCGCAACGCGGTGTAGCAATATGGCCTTGACAGTAGATTTTGCTCATTCTCTCGGCCAGAATATGAGTCAAGGCGGAGCAGAGTGAGCAAGCTTTGGCTATTCGCAGCAAGCAGAGGTATCGCTTCCTGTGCAATCTCGGGTGATTCATGTAGAATCTCCTCGAGATGGACCATGCCGTAATTACCTACATAGTCTGCCAAGTGATATGAGTGGACTGGGGGTCTGAAGTATGAGGGTTTAAAGTAAACGCCTTTGGCATATTGAGACGTGAGGCGTTTGAGGTAGACGAGGCACGAGCGAACAATAGACAGATGGCCATCGACCTCGTTGAACGAGAACACCGAGGAAGAGCTTTCTAGTACTCTTGTAGAAGTCAAGTATTCCTTTAAAGAAAAGTGTACCAGCCGGACTGTAGATATGGAGGGATCGCTCTCCCTGGGATCGTCTCTCTCAATGACTATCAGGCCAGAGAAATACTTGAGAATGTCCGTACAGGAGAAAGGGCGTTCTGTCTCATCAaaagcatcgccatctgAGCTCGTAGTAAAAATGGTAAAAATCTCAGAGAGCTCTTTAATGCTCAAGAGCCTCCTTGAAAAGGCAAGCCATTTTAGAGAGCCCAAAACCTGACGTTGGAAATCAGAATCAATAGATTGCAGAATCCTGTCGTAGGTTGCATCAAGCCCAATAGGAAGGTCTTGAAGAGCCTTGCGTATCTGAGGCGTAGAGGAAAGCTTTTGAAGTAATTCGAATTGAAGACGAACGTATTGATACCTTTATAAGTTGTTAATAGCCCTGTTCATGTAACACCGTAACTATAAGAACGTACATGCAGTCTGCTTTCTCCATGAGTGACTCTTTCACCTCTTCTTTGACAATCTGTGGCCAGGAATTAAAATAGTCAGTCGCCAACCTTGTGTCGATATAATGGCCAATGTCACGCTTGAGCGTCACCCAATAGACTAGCAGATCAATTTCAAGCCGTGACGGTGGATTAAGAAAAGGGCGTATTTTTTTATCAATGTCTTGTTCTTTGCGGCTGGTTAAAAAGATATGAAGATTGTTAGGGGCGTTGTCAAGAATACGCGCTAAActctttaatagtttttcTCGTTGGTCGTTGAGCAAAGGACACTCATCTAGAGCGTCAATAACAATGTAAACATTCGAGAAGCTCGATATGGATTTCAGTAGCATCTGCTCGAGTGTCTGGGTATCCGGGCgctcccctcttctcttgtgcTCACGGAAACGTTGAACAAGCAAGAAGTCTTTATACGACTGGGAACAAATTTGCTTAACCAGAGACGCAAGCATCCCATCtactttttgcttttggACATCGCTAAAGCTAAAGTAAAAGTAGGCAAGCGCTGTCGAGGGCGATGATTCTGAGGCGTACTGATCTCGCAGGTATTTAATGACTGACGAAGTTAGGATTGACTTTCCAGAGCCAGCTATAGATGGGTCGTCAGTGAGACATTCGGCAGGCAAGCCATGGCTATCGATTTTGATCAAGATTCCAACATGCCTTTCCCGTGAAGCCATAATAATGACTTTTGCTCCGTCTCCCAACGCTTGAATGCTTTGCTATCCCTTAGTAGCCATTCATTCGTACCAGTCTCATGCCTGTCGCGTGCGGCATTATACATGGAAGAGGGATCAATATCACAAAGCCAATGTAACAAGGCTTcgtattcttcttttgtcgcACTGTCAAACACCTTTTGCGATACGGAAAGCTGAGCAGATAACGTGTCTATAGTCGATTGCTGCAGTCTTTCAGCGGCTAGGCGTTCCTCATAACGCTGCATGTCGCGCCACTTCTCTTCAATAGCGGCAAAGTTACTCTCTTGATCGCGAAGCTCGTTTACCAACTGCTCCCAAGAATTCCACTTGATGGAATCTTGAGCGAATCGGAGAGCAGACAGATTGGTATAGTAGCAATAGACTGTGGCCTGGAATCTCAGGATCTGCCTGTAAAGCTTCTCCAAGGCGGTTTTGTACTGGCTATGAGATTGTCGAAAATTTTCACGGTTCCCGGCTCTTGACTCATAGCACTCAACGTAGAGTTCTTCTCTCATCCGGCTTTGAGTAATAAGAGACGTCATGTAATCTAGCCCTTTCGCTAGGGCTTCCCTCTGCTCTGAGGGATTCAGTAAAAGCTATAGTAGAGTAACTATAAGTTGATGAAATACCTATACATCTCTGATAACAACTCACTGGCAGAATAAGACTGACACCAGTCCAAGCTATCGAAGTATATGGGTTGGCGCTTGCAGCGCCGCTGATATAGTCGTTGGCTGAATCCACAACTTTGAGGAAAAGCTGCCTCAAATCGTCCACCCCAGCGACACCTGAAGCATTTTTATTGATCTCGGCCATCTTGAGTCTTAGAATagcctccatctcgtctctctTATTTGCGTTGAAAGAAGGATTTTGAATCAAGCTGTCGGGGGCACTCTTTCTGAGTCCGGCTTCGTAGTTTTCAATGAGTacgccatcttcttcttgtagcTTCTCGTATGCTACCTTCCATAGCTCACGAATTGGCGTTTTCTCAGTCAAGAGGGGAGGGTTGGGTCTATTGATGCCACCACCTGGCCCATCATTTCCATCGAGCGGCTTATTCGCATCTGTTCCTTTCTGAGTTTTCTGTGTAATTCTAAAATCAGGTGTGCCTGTTTTATTCTTGGATCGAAGACGTGACAGAATCTTTTTCATTGTAGCGTTGGATATGAGGGTTTCTGTTGATGATGTACCAAAGCATGAGGGGAAAGAGAATGCCGCAAGGCACTGACGATGCCGAAGCATGGGTAAATGTAATCAATTTAGCTTAGGCATAGTAATTGAACAATGAACACACCCGCAACGATTATTGGACAATATTTGGCTAAAGGCAGCCAATCGCAAAGAAGACTTGCATTTTACAGAGATGACGTATGCACAAATAGTACCCAGTAAGATTGCAGTAATTCCTTTTGCATACGCAATTGTACATGAAAACTGCCCAACGTCAATTAACGCGGTGCCTTGGTGAACAATCATGTTGCCCAAATATGGCAACATACCGCTTACTCATCTGTCAAaagttttgttttatttttcccTGTGCGCATACTCAAATTACGTGTCTTGTGGCTCTGTCAGCAAACAATGGTCGAAGTGCAGCTCGTTCAAGTATATTAAAAGATATATTGACATGCATTTCCAATTTGTCATTCTTTTTAGAGGATTTAGACAGCCAGCTGCTTACAACAGTGAAAGTGTCAAGACTGAATAAGCGTACACTTATAGGGACTCGGCTTAAATAACAGCTCCTTGATGGAACTCTTGGTAATAGCAAACTTGGTCAATGTCTTGAATCTTGCGTCGCTATCGCCTGCCTCATTTGCGGCGTGTCCAGGGTATTTTGCGGGGCAACATTCTGTATTTCCCCCTAGCTGAAATCTCTATAAACTTACCAATCTTGGAGTTGTGGAGGGGTTATCGAACCATGGGCCTTCTAAAGTTGCATTCGTAGTGCCGTAGGGTCTTGTATCTCTCGATTGTCAATGGCTCTGTACTTGAAGTCGCTGTTGTCAAACatagaaaacaaaaaatatCCAGGGGCCTAGGCATAGAGATTGCTTATGCAGAGTTGACTTTAGCGGCTCTGGGGTTGGCTTTAGGGGTTGATGTGTCGAAGCTTGAATTCTGGGACAATATTACAACTGTTGGTTTACTAATACAGTCGTTGCCATTAACTGTTCAACATTAGTGTTTCTGCGCACAGATCACATATGTGGCGCACTTTGGCTTTTGTCTGTACCTCAAACTGGAGTTTCTGGCAAAGCCGCAATACGCTCCACCTCATTTTAACCATAACTTCACGCCTTCGACTTTCCCAATATAATTAGATTAATGCCATAATCAAAAATGGCTTGTTAATTAATAAGATGGTTAAATCTGTTCGCTGCTGTGACCGCCACACAGTTCAACGTCGACCATTAAAGCTACAAGGCCTTCTACTAAAGAAAGCGTCAGCGACCCCATCAAACCCTCTGTCTGATCCGTGTCGGCCAAAGTAGTTACGTCACACCATACATGCAAGAGATACTACATAAGCAGCTGCTATTGCAGCCAGATATGTTCCAATGTGAAATAACCGCTTTCCTACATAACAAGTCCATACCTAATGGAATAGCCTATATGtatagagagagaaattaCGGGCATGCTATTATATAGTCTTGTTTTTCATCTTATATACCCACTTCTTGACATTATGAATCCAGGATTCTACAATGCCCGGTAAAATACCGGCATTGACAAGGATTTTAACACATGGTTGCTGACACATGTACATATACTTGAGATCGAGACCTTGTTGAAATGTGAATGTGACTGGCCTTTGAATGCTCGCTTTCCAGAAATCACTGCTAACCCGAGCACAGTGGAATATACCATACTGCTCCATTGCATCATCTCGTGGTTCAAGAATGTCCCACTCATCCACGTCAATGTCCTCAAGTGCCCCTGTAAGAGCTACGGCTGACGCTTGATTGGAGGGGCCAGGTAAGATGTTGGTAATGTAAGACACGAAGCCGCGACCAACGGCCTATTTCATCCGAGTCCGCACTTACACTTCATGATCAAGGCACACATCGGTAGAACTTGAAAGTCCTTCCTTGGAAGTTCCATCTCATTCTACAGCAGtacagaagaagaggacaagcTTAGCGCCATCATTTGAGTATCATACATTATAAACTAGTCTATTTTTGAACTTGTGTGGCTGTGTGCTTCTGTGGGTAATGTACATGCTTGTCAGCCCAAGCAATCAGATGATGCCTTGGAAACAAGGCTTGGAAATAACTCATCGTCTGGACTTCCATAAAGTGCACCCATGTTTGTGGATCGCATCATCTCATTGATACTAATGTTACGAAATCAAGGGGTAAAAGAACGCTAGGAACGGGCCGTTCTATAGCGGATTAGTATCTCCCTACTAGCCAGATGGTGATCCGATctataggtacatgtagcttttCTGTTGAACAGACCCCTCTGGCAAAAGTTAAAGTGACCACTTCTCTCTGCCTAGTGATGTACTAATACATAAGGTATCCTAGTTCTTCCAACATTTTCACTACTCAGTAGTCACTCTTGTGCCTCTTTTGTCGTTGATTTTGTACTTGGGTCTTACTCTAGGCCATCATTGGTTGCGACCAGTTTCAGCCACACAAAGCAGCCTGGCGCCTTATTGCTTTCCCCCGCTTCTTGTAGTTTCTTAATACCCCTCTTTCTCGTTCATCGTCATCCCATTCTCTACCTGCTTGACATGCCATGGGCGCCGCATTGACTGATAGCCGAGTCTGTGAACACGAGTAAGATTACGAAAGGTTCATGATCCAGATATTACACGGCGCCAGCCACGAGACGCCGGAAGATGACCTCCTATCCATCCTACGAGAACAATATACCCCAAGCACCTATTACTACTACCTCTCGACTACAAAACGACCCCTCTCAGGCGGTTACCAGGCAAAAGAACCTTGTTTTTCGCGTTACTGGCCTCCCCGCCTCGCAGACGAACGATGCGCTGGTGGATTTTATCCGCGACAACCTGTTAAAGGGTGAAGAACAGTCACAGTTGAAAGTTACCGCAAGTATCGTGCCGTCTTGCTCCAACAATGGGCAGGAGAGGGTTGCGTTAGTAGAGTTTGACGGCAGAGTTCCTGATTTCTTGTCCGCGCTAGTCGCGAACCCCCTGGAAGACTGGCAGGTTGAGATGGGTGATGTGGATATTGATTTTGACCAACATTTTTTTGGGCTTACACAGCTCTACACCCCTAAAGCAGACAAACCAGTTACCGCAGAGTACGTAACATTTCTTTGATGGTGCAACCTGTTCTTATTGTTCCTGTGCGCAGCCCTAATGCTAATCCACTGGGTTGCAGTGTAATCGCCATCACCGGTCTCGATGGACATGCATATGGCTCATGGAGGGGTAAAGGAAACCTTGGGCGGATGTGGTTACGCCATTTTCTGTCTCGAGACCTGCCCTACTGTCGCACAATGACTTATGGCTATAACTCGAAGCTTTCAACCCGTGGAACCGACACCATCATGGATTATAGCCGGGGGCTGATGGAGGCACTCAGGAAAATCCGGGATACAAAGGAGGTAAGCTCTGTTGTCACATGCTGTCACAAGAGCACGAATATGAGGCTAATAATTGCACCGCTCTAGCTAAGGCAACGACCACTCTTCTTTATTGCGCACAGCTTTGGCGGTATTATACTTGCTCACGTACGTTATCCGTTGTGCCTCACACGTAAAAAGCTCAATAGCAGTATAGTGCCTTGTAAAGGCGGTTCAAACaaacgaagatgatgacccAACGATTGCAACGCTCCACAAAGCTACATACGGaatgcttctctttgggATTCCACATAAAGGACTATTGGTAAATGATATCGAAAAGATGCTGGCTGGTCAAGATAACCACCCGCGGAGCGCGCTGCTTCAGCAGATCGGAGGTAAGTCCGACTTGCTCGAGAATCAGCTGGCCGATTTCAAGAATCTGGTCCGAGACCGGAAGATTGTAAGCTTCTACGAAACAGGGCAGACTAGGCAGCTTCGATTTGTAAGATAATATGGTATACATAGCACCTAGGAGATGGCTGACACTAGGAATAGGACAGCGGCAGCCAACGCTGGGAAAGAACTGGCGACTTCATTACCAAGCTGGACAAAGACTcggctcttcttcaactccCCGATGTCATGGAGGACAAGATACCCCTAAACGCGGATCATTCAATGATGGTGAAGTTTAGTAATAGATCTGAGGAAGGGTATACCAGTGCGCTGCGTAAGCTTCGACAgtttgaggaggaggcttcTAAGGTGGTGAAGGCTCGCTTTTGTGAGTAGCTTCAGTGCTTCTCGCCGTGTCCATGTCAATCGAAGACGGTCTTATTCAATCATCCTCGTGCCTGAACTTAGCTAATATCAACTTGTAGCGCGAATACAACAGATTTCGACCGTGAAATGTAGGTTTAAATGCTAGTCGCAATATCTACCAAGACTAACCAAGACTTTAGATCTTGTGCCTTATACAAGCAACCCGAACTTTGTAGGACGCTCAGAAATCCTTGAAGAATTGAAGGACCAGCTGGTGCATACGCAACAGGCGTGTAGAACATCTCAAGCAAGAGCATCATTGTATGGCTTAGGCGGGACTGGGTATGTTATTAAACCTTCTGATTTATATCATATGTTGACAGGGGATAGTAAAACGCAAATCGCATTAAGATATGCATTCCAACTACAAGAAACACACCCTACGGTTTCCGTTTTCTGGATTCATGCTAGCAGTGCCGCCCAATTTCGCCAAGCGTTTGAATCTATCGCAAAAGCGTACGACATCCCTGGCTACGCGGAACCCAAGGTTGATATGCTCTTAGTGGTCAAACATTggttggaggagaaggaccACGGAGAGTGGTTCATGATCATTGACAACGCAGATGATATCcagcttttttttggccAGCCTGCGGGTACTGTTACAATCGAGGCGAAGGATGACAAGAATCTGGCTCGATATTTGCCTGAATGTGCCCACGGTACAATTCTCATCACgacaagaaacaagcagGTGGGAGTTAGGATGACCAAAGGACAGCAGCCGTTAGAAGTGCTTCGAATGAATGGGGAGGAGTCAGTACAACTCCTCCGTGCAAAGCTCGGAGACATCAACACAACCAGTACTGAGTTGTCAACGCTCTCTTCTCAGTTAGAACATCTGCCTCTAGCGCTGGttcaggctgctgcttttaTTCAAGAAACGTGCATAACAGTGCACAAGTACCTTCAACTATTAAGCAATAGTGACATAGACATCATGCACCTGCTGAGCAGGGATTTCGAGACGGTGGGCCGAGACACAGAAGCTCCCCAGGCAGTAGCGCAAACATGGATGCTTTCGTTCCAGCagatccagcagcagcacgtcTTAGCCAGCGAACTCCTCTCCTTCATGAGTATGCTCGATCGACACGCGATCCCGGCTCAGTTTATGTCGTGTTATGTCGAGCAAGCAGGGAATGGGGTCCCGCGAGGCGAAATAGAGCTTACAGAAGCGCTGGGTATCCTCAAGGCCTTCTCGTTCGTGACGGAGGAGACTAGTGGCAGCTTCGATATGCATCGACTTGTACAGCTGGTCACGCGGAAGTGGCTTACCAGCCAGGGGACGATTGGTCGATTCAGCACGAAAGCACTCATGATGGTATCGAAAATGTATCCCTTTGGCAGTTACGAAACCCGAACAAAATGCTCCGCATACCTATCGCATGCAAACGCTGTGTTACAGTTAGATGGGTTGACATCaagagatgagaagaaagcaagGGCATATCTTCTCCATTGTATTGCTGCATACTTTGACTTTGAGGGCAAATGGAGTCAAGCAGAGATGTTCAATATAGAGGCGAGAGATATACTAAGAGAGTTATTAGGACATGATCATCCATATACACTAACTAGCATGGCCAACCTTACATTAATATACCGGGACCAGGGCCGATGGAAAGAGGCCGAAGATCTAGCAGTGCAAGTGATGGAGAATCGCAAGATAAAGCTAGGCGCAGAT is part of the Trichoderma atroviride chromosome 1, complete sequence genome and encodes:
- a CDS encoding uncharacterized protein (EggNog:ENOG41) — its product is MKKILSRLRSKNKTGTPDFRITQKTQKGTDANKPLDGNDGPGGGINRPNPPLLTEKTPIRELWKVAYEKLQEEDGVLIENYEAGLRKSAPDSLIQNPSFNANKRDEMEAILRLKMAEINKNASGVAGVDDLRQLFLKVVDSANDYISGAASANPYTSIAWTGVSLILPLLLNPSEQREALAKGLDYMTSLITQSRMREELYVECYESRAGNRENFRQSHSQYKTALEKLYRQILRFQATVYCYYTNLSALRFAQDSIKWNSWEQLVNELRDQESNFAAIEEKWRDMQRYEERLAAERLQQSTIDTLSAQLSVSQKVFDSATKEEYEALLHWLCDIDPSSMYNAARDRHETGTNEWLLRDSKAFKRWETEQKSLLWLHGKAGSGKSILTSSVIKYLRDQYASESSPSTALAYFYFSFSDVQKQKVDGMLASLVKQICSQSYKDFLLVQRFREHKRRGERPDTQTLEQMLLKSISSFSNVYIVIDALDECPLLNDQREKLLKSLARILDNAPNNLHIFLTSRKEQDIDKKIRPFLNPPSRLEIDLLVYWVTLKRDIGHYIDTRLATDYFNSWPQIVKEEVKESLMEKADCMYQYVRLQFELLQKLSSTPQIRKALQDLPIGLDATYDRILQSIDSDFQRQVLGSLKWLAFSRRLLSIKELSEIFTIFTTSSDGDAFDETERPFSCTDILKYFSGLIVIERDDPRESDPSISTVRLVHFSLKEYLTSTRVLESSSSVFSFNEVDGHLSIVRSCLVYLKRLTSQYAKGVYFKPSYFRPPVHSYHLADYVGNYGMVHLEEILHESPEIAQEAIPLLAANSQSLLTLLRLDSYSGRENEQNLLSRPYCYTALRGLCRLTEVLISKGVNRYITQHDLGRALSAAADQGNTDMMQFLLKAGAGVDVSGTCGTSLEAAMRQGHLHVLELLEKHLAMETGHLSNKGIPALSDEKAIKDLLDRGANINMQRDHVGTVLHEAVYRGNQALFERLLERGADVNAVHERSGTPLQEASLLRQDHATRFIEILLQRGADPNARGGRFGTALQAACAVLSPGTLSGSVPRCTKLEKAGGDGTSVVVQNIRLLIDHGADVNIQGGECGTAFHALAASTEPETGELMELFLDKGADVGQLSEAGWGTALHVACHEGTVETVRLLLDNGADVNAAGGTFGTPLQAAVTSSWSSERNRNYSHDKPYMFSPARERELMLEIVRLLLDRGAEINKRGGKYGTVFQAVCVNPDVDVELLRLLLEHGADITAEGGHYGTILAAACGNLEMGLESVRLLLGNGADVNAQGGLYGTALIAACSRGHVGLVRLLINRGADVNAKGPRGQTALMKACSQLSSEAIKSSVELLLKGGADANAKDQDGQTPLTLACQYGDLFLVKLLIDNGADIFHQDCAAWHKAAQRLRWVDGQKDMLPIVQLFYTHHIDINHVHKEQGTALNTIIKDWYLDDDSELHPSISWLLDHGANINIMGGDFGFPLQATCADRRLLWTVKDIDMTSGKTKLLLEHCPDIDVNAQGGRFGSALQAAAFSGQAESVKLLLDKKANVNAAGGEYGSALNAAIISGYWDIVEILLQAGATPDCHLQQQPDEEWLEKIRGEHEDGAVERYLKFWECQSKST
- a CDS encoding uncharacterized protein (EggNog:ENOG41); protein product: MTSYPSYENNIPQAPITTTSRLQNDPSQAVTRQKNLVFRVTGLPASQTNDALVDFIRDNLLKGEEQSQLKVTASIVPSCSNNGQERVALVEFDGRVPDFLSALVANPLEDWQVEMGDVDIDFDQHFFGLTQLYTPKADKPVTADVIAITGLDGHAYGSWRGKGNLGRMWLRHFLSRDLPYCRTMTYGYNSKLSTRGTDTIMDYSRGLMEALRKIRDTKELRQRPLFFIAHSFGGIILAHCLVKAVQTNEDDDPTIATLHKATYGMLLFGIPHKGLLVNDIEKMLAGQDNHPRSALLQQIGGKSDLLENQLADFKNLVRDRKIVSFYETGQTRQLRFDSGSQRWERTGDFITKLDKDSALLQLPDVMEDKIPLNADHSMMVKFSNRSEEGYTSALRKLRQFEEEASKVVKARFSRIQQISTVKYLVPYTSNPNFVGRSEILEELKDQLVHTQQACRTSQARASLYGLGGTGKTQIALRYAFQLQETHPTVSVFWIHASSAAQFRQAFESIAKAYDIPGYAEPKVDMLLVVKHWLEEKDHGEWFMIIDNADDIQLFFGQPAGTVTIEAKDDKNLARYLPECAHGTILITTRNKQVGVRMTKGQQPLEVLRMNGEESVQLLRAKLGDINTTSTELSTLSSQLEHLPLALVQAAAFIQETCITVHKYLQLLSNSDIDIMHLLSRDFETVGRDTEAPQAVAQTWMLSFQQIQQQHVLASELLSFMSMLDRHAIPAQFMSCYVEQAGNGVPRGEIELTEALGILKAFSFVTEETSGSFDMHRLVQLVTRKWLTSQGTIGRFSTKALMMVSKMYPFGSYETRTKCSAYLSHANAVLQLDGLTSRDEKKARAYLLHCIAAYFDFEGKWSQAEMFNIEARDILRELLGHDHPYTLTSMANLTLIYRDQGRWKEAEDLAVQVMENRKIKLGADHPDILISINNLATIYRRQGQLKKAEDLQMQATETYKIKLGADHPSTLTSMANLASTYWNQGRWKEAEDLQVQVIKTHKIKLGADHPSTLNSINNLATIYGKQGQWKEAEDLQMQVTETYKIKLGADHPDTLNSMANLAYTWKSQGRHDDALALMETCVQTEHQVLGPMHPYTIMSQSWVEEWRI